From a region of the Cyprinus carpio isolate SPL01 chromosome A18, ASM1834038v1, whole genome shotgun sequence genome:
- the LOC109109056 gene encoding protein MTSS 2-like isoform X2 yields the protein MMESVEKECGALGGLFQAIVNDMKYSYPVWEDFVAKATKLHSQLRTTVLAAAAFLDAFQKVADMATNTRGATRDIGSALTRMCMRHRSIEAKLRHFSNALMEKMIGPLQDKIEEWKKTAALLDKDHAKEYKRSRQEIKKKSSDTIKLQKKARKELPGRGGLQPQLDSAMQDVSDMYLLMEETEKQAVRRALLEERGRYCTFISFLQPVVIGEIAMLGEATHLQAIIDDLTVLTTDPHKLPEASEQVILDLKGSDYNWSYQTPPSSPSSVGSRKSSLCSLVHLPPGGAHRLSSVSSHDSGFVSQDANVHSKPPSPMPSDITSQKSTSSASSEASETCQSVSECGSPIIFSSSFRPAHCFNESIRPYSYILPASPSYNQSPGSNSPSPTSKIPYWKDWSKAGHYEQTAVTGQRRTEAAEPSSGVGGNGIIHPEDPYRLVRMNSKDITAKHGKPVSSAASELAMVLTRGLSIEQQQKSSCDSLQYSSGYSTQNTTPSCSEDTIPSQGSEYDCYSMNGDAYNDAQTDFDKSCTVPRHSNLAQNYRRMIQTKRPASTAGLHGALAAQGAPTTNGKGGGSGVIASGTATIRRTPSSKTNVRRTPSNVGPIAIRPPIVPVKTPTVPDSPGFPSPPPEHNGSEENLYSDESLEILDYKASPKRMSLPAWGAGGGSVYAQQTGAVGFTSEEEQMLAANRHSLVEKIGELVANAHALGEGQFPFPTDPQASQGHQQDQGHEQEGEDMLRTIRRGVRLRKATCNDRSAPRILQ from the exons AACCACAGTTTTGGCGGCTGCAGCATTTCTTGATGCTTTTCAGAAGGTGGCAGACATGGCAACCAACACGAGag GTGCCACCAGGGATATCGGCTCCGCTTTGACCCGGATGTGCATGCGACATCGCAGCATCGAGGCCAAACTGCGCCACTTCTCCAA TGCTCTAATGGAAAAAATGATTGGCCCACTGCAAGACAAGATAGAAGAGTGGAAGAAAACAGCCGCGCTGCTTGATAAAGACCATGCCAAAG AGTACAAGCGCTCTAGGCAGGAAATCAAGAAGAAGTCATCTGACACAATAAAGCTGCAGAAGAAAGCCAGAAAAG AACTACCAG GTCGAGGAGGACTGCAGCCACAGCTGGACAGTGCCATGCAGGATGTGAGTGACATGTACCTTCTGATGGAGGAGACTGAGAAACAAGCTGTGCGCAGAGCCCTCCTGGAGGAAAGGGGGCGCTACTGCACCTTCATCAGCTTCCTGCAGCCTGTAGTG ATTGGTGAAATTGCCATGCTGGGAGAAGCCACTCACCTCCAGGCCATTATTGATGACCTTACTGTGTTGACCACTGACCCACATAAACTCCCAGAGGCCAGTGAACAG GTGATTTTGGATCTTAAGGGGTCTGACTACAACTGGTCCTACCAGACCCCACCTTCTTCTCCCAGTAGTGTCGGATCCAGGAAGAGCAGCCTTTGCAG TTTGGTGCATCTGCCACCAGGCGGTGCCCATCGTTTGAGCAGCGTCTCCTCTCATGATTCAGGTTTTGTCTCTCAAGATGCCAATGTGCACTCCAAACCTCCCTCCCCCATGCCGTCTGACATCACTAGCCAG AAGTCAACCAGTTCTGCATCCTCAGAGGCTTCAGAAACCTGCCAGTCAGTCAGTGAGTGCGGCTCTCCCATAATA TTCAGCTCATCCTTTCGCCCTGCTCACTGTTTTAATGAATCCATCAGGCCTTACTCTTACATACTTCCTGCGTCCCCTTCCTATAATCAGTCCCCAGGATCAAATTCCCCTTCACCCACATCAAAGATTCCTTACTGGaag GACTGGTCCAAGGCAGGTCACTATGAGCAGACAGCTGTAACCGGGCAGCGCAGGACTGAGGCTGCAGAGCCCTCTAGTGGAGTGGGAGGAAATGGAATAATTCACCCTGAGGATCCTTATAGGCTAGTTAGGATGAATTCTAAAGACATCACTGCCAAG cATGGTAAGCCAGTGTCATCCGCCGCTAGTGAGCTGGCTATGGTTCTGACTCGTGGGCTTAGTATAGAACAGCAGCAGAAGAGCAGCTGTGACTCTCTGCAGTACTCCAGTGGATACAGCACACAGAACACGACACCATCATGTTCAGAGGACACTATCCCTTCACAGg GATCTGAATATGATTGTTATTCCATGAATGGGGATGCTTATAACGATGCACAGACAGACTTTGACAAGTCCTGCACCGTCCCTCGCCATAGCAACCTGGCTCAGAACTACCGCCGTATGATCCAGACCAAGCGGCCCGCCAGCACTGCAGGGCTGCATGGAGCACTGGCTGCCCAGGGAGCCCCAACAACCAATGGGAAAGGAGGAGGAAGTGGTGTCATAGCCTCAGGAACAGCCACCATTCGTAGAACCCCTTCGTCTAAAACCAATGTGAGACGCACCCCATCCAATGTAGGTCCCATCGCTATTCGACCACCTATCGTCCCTGTAAAGACCCCGACTGTCCCAGACTCACCTGGATTCCCCAGCCCTCCTCCTGAGCACAATGGAAGTGAGGAAAACCTGTACAGTGACGAATCGTTAGAAATTCTGGACTACAAAGCTTCTCCCAAGCGAATGAGTCTGCCAGCGTGGGGCGCTGGTGGTGGAAGTGTCTACGCCCAGCAAACTGGAGCTGTGGGATTCACTTCAGAAGAAGAGCAGATGCTTGCCGCCAATCGCCATAGTCTGGTGGAGAAGATTGGAGAGCTGGTCGCTAATGCTCACGCACTCGGTGAGGGCCAGTTCCCATTTCCCACGGACCCTCAGGCCAGCCAGGGCCACCAGCAAGATCAAGGGCATGAGCAGGAAGGAGAAGACATGTTGAGGACCATCCGCAGAGGAGTGCGACTCAGGAAAGCAACTTGCAATGACAGATCAGCACCAAGGATTTTGCAATAG
- the LOC109109056 gene encoding protein MTSS 2-like isoform X1, with amino-acid sequence MMESVEKECGALGGLFQAIVNDMKYSYPVWEDFVAKATKLHSQLRTTVLAAAAFLDAFQKVADMATNTRGATRDIGSALTRMCMRHRSIEAKLRHFSNALMEKMIGPLQDKIEEWKKTAALLDKDHAKEYKRSRQEIKKKSSDTIKLQKKARKELPGRGGLQPQLDSAMQDVSDMYLLMEETEKQAVRRALLEERGRYCTFISFLQPVVIGEIAMLGEATHLQAIIDDLTVLTTDPHKLPEASEQVILDLKGSDYNWSYQTPPSSPSSVGSRKSSLCSLVHLPPGGAHRLSSVSSHDSGFVSQDANVHSKPPSPMPSDITSQKSTSSASSEASETCQSVSECGSPIIFSSSFRPAHCFNESIRPYSYILPASPSYNQSPGSNSPSPTSKIPYWKQDWSKAGHYEQTAVTGQRRTEAAEPSSGVGGNGIIHPEDPYRLVRMNSKDITAKHGKPVSSAASELAMVLTRGLSIEQQQKSSCDSLQYSSGYSTQNTTPSCSEDTIPSQGSEYDCYSMNGDAYNDAQTDFDKSCTVPRHSNLAQNYRRMIQTKRPASTAGLHGALAAQGAPTTNGKGGGSGVIASGTATIRRTPSSKTNVRRTPSNVGPIAIRPPIVPVKTPTVPDSPGFPSPPPEHNGSEENLYSDESLEILDYKASPKRMSLPAWGAGGGSVYAQQTGAVGFTSEEEQMLAANRHSLVEKIGELVANAHALGEGQFPFPTDPQASQGHQQDQGHEQEGEDMLRTIRRGVRLRKATCNDRSAPRILQ; translated from the exons AACCACAGTTTTGGCGGCTGCAGCATTTCTTGATGCTTTTCAGAAGGTGGCAGACATGGCAACCAACACGAGag GTGCCACCAGGGATATCGGCTCCGCTTTGACCCGGATGTGCATGCGACATCGCAGCATCGAGGCCAAACTGCGCCACTTCTCCAA TGCTCTAATGGAAAAAATGATTGGCCCACTGCAAGACAAGATAGAAGAGTGGAAGAAAACAGCCGCGCTGCTTGATAAAGACCATGCCAAAG AGTACAAGCGCTCTAGGCAGGAAATCAAGAAGAAGTCATCTGACACAATAAAGCTGCAGAAGAAAGCCAGAAAAG AACTACCAG GTCGAGGAGGACTGCAGCCACAGCTGGACAGTGCCATGCAGGATGTGAGTGACATGTACCTTCTGATGGAGGAGACTGAGAAACAAGCTGTGCGCAGAGCCCTCCTGGAGGAAAGGGGGCGCTACTGCACCTTCATCAGCTTCCTGCAGCCTGTAGTG ATTGGTGAAATTGCCATGCTGGGAGAAGCCACTCACCTCCAGGCCATTATTGATGACCTTACTGTGTTGACCACTGACCCACATAAACTCCCAGAGGCCAGTGAACAG GTGATTTTGGATCTTAAGGGGTCTGACTACAACTGGTCCTACCAGACCCCACCTTCTTCTCCCAGTAGTGTCGGATCCAGGAAGAGCAGCCTTTGCAG TTTGGTGCATCTGCCACCAGGCGGTGCCCATCGTTTGAGCAGCGTCTCCTCTCATGATTCAGGTTTTGTCTCTCAAGATGCCAATGTGCACTCCAAACCTCCCTCCCCCATGCCGTCTGACATCACTAGCCAG AAGTCAACCAGTTCTGCATCCTCAGAGGCTTCAGAAACCTGCCAGTCAGTCAGTGAGTGCGGCTCTCCCATAATA TTCAGCTCATCCTTTCGCCCTGCTCACTGTTTTAATGAATCCATCAGGCCTTACTCTTACATACTTCCTGCGTCCCCTTCCTATAATCAGTCCCCAGGATCAAATTCCCCTTCACCCACATCAAAGATTCCTTACTGGaag CAGGACTGGTCCAAGGCAGGTCACTATGAGCAGACAGCTGTAACCGGGCAGCGCAGGACTGAGGCTGCAGAGCCCTCTAGTGGAGTGGGAGGAAATGGAATAATTCACCCTGAGGATCCTTATAGGCTAGTTAGGATGAATTCTAAAGACATCACTGCCAAG cATGGTAAGCCAGTGTCATCCGCCGCTAGTGAGCTGGCTATGGTTCTGACTCGTGGGCTTAGTATAGAACAGCAGCAGAAGAGCAGCTGTGACTCTCTGCAGTACTCCAGTGGATACAGCACACAGAACACGACACCATCATGTTCAGAGGACACTATCCCTTCACAGg GATCTGAATATGATTGTTATTCCATGAATGGGGATGCTTATAACGATGCACAGACAGACTTTGACAAGTCCTGCACCGTCCCTCGCCATAGCAACCTGGCTCAGAACTACCGCCGTATGATCCAGACCAAGCGGCCCGCCAGCACTGCAGGGCTGCATGGAGCACTGGCTGCCCAGGGAGCCCCAACAACCAATGGGAAAGGAGGAGGAAGTGGTGTCATAGCCTCAGGAACAGCCACCATTCGTAGAACCCCTTCGTCTAAAACCAATGTGAGACGCACCCCATCCAATGTAGGTCCCATCGCTATTCGACCACCTATCGTCCCTGTAAAGACCCCGACTGTCCCAGACTCACCTGGATTCCCCAGCCCTCCTCCTGAGCACAATGGAAGTGAGGAAAACCTGTACAGTGACGAATCGTTAGAAATTCTGGACTACAAAGCTTCTCCCAAGCGAATGAGTCTGCCAGCGTGGGGCGCTGGTGGTGGAAGTGTCTACGCCCAGCAAACTGGAGCTGTGGGATTCACTTCAGAAGAAGAGCAGATGCTTGCCGCCAATCGCCATAGTCTGGTGGAGAAGATTGGAGAGCTGGTCGCTAATGCTCACGCACTCGGTGAGGGCCAGTTCCCATTTCCCACGGACCCTCAGGCCAGCCAGGGCCACCAGCAAGATCAAGGGCATGAGCAGGAAGGAGAAGACATGTTGAGGACCATCCGCAGAGGAGTGCGACTCAGGAAAGCAACTTGCAATGACAGATCAGCACCAAGGATTTTGCAATAG
- the LOC109109056 gene encoding protein MTSS 2-like isoform X4, with protein MMESVEKECGALGGLFQAIVNDMKYSYPVWEDFVAKATKLHSQLRTTVLAAAAFLDAFQKVADMATNTRGATRDIGSALTRMCMRHRSIEAKLRHFSNALMEKMIGPLQDKIEEWKKTAALLDKDHAKEYKRSRQEIKKKSSDTIKLQKKARKELPGRGGLQPQLDSAMQDVSDMYLLMEETEKQAVRRALLEERGRYCTFISFLQPVVIGEIAMLGEATHLQAIIDDLTVLTTDPHKLPEASEQVILDLKGSDYNWSYQTPPSSPSSVGSRKSSLCSLVHLPPGGAHRLSSVSSHDSGFVSQDANVHSKPPSPMPSDITSQKSTSSASSEASETCQSVSECGSPIIQDWSKAGHYEQTAVTGQRRTEAAEPSSGVGGNGIIHPEDPYRLVRMNSKDITAKHGKPVSSAASELAMVLTRGLSIEQQQKSSCDSLQYSSGYSTQNTTPSCSEDTIPSQGSEYDCYSMNGDAYNDAQTDFDKSCTVPRHSNLAQNYRRMIQTKRPASTAGLHGALAAQGAPTTNGKGGGSGVIASGTATIRRTPSSKTNVRRTPSNVGPIAIRPPIVPVKTPTVPDSPGFPSPPPEHNGSEENLYSDESLEILDYKASPKRMSLPAWGAGGGSVYAQQTGAVGFTSEEEQMLAANRHSLVEKIGELVANAHALGEGQFPFPTDPQASQGHQQDQGHEQEGEDMLRTIRRGVRLRKATCNDRSAPRILQ; from the exons AACCACAGTTTTGGCGGCTGCAGCATTTCTTGATGCTTTTCAGAAGGTGGCAGACATGGCAACCAACACGAGag GTGCCACCAGGGATATCGGCTCCGCTTTGACCCGGATGTGCATGCGACATCGCAGCATCGAGGCCAAACTGCGCCACTTCTCCAA TGCTCTAATGGAAAAAATGATTGGCCCACTGCAAGACAAGATAGAAGAGTGGAAGAAAACAGCCGCGCTGCTTGATAAAGACCATGCCAAAG AGTACAAGCGCTCTAGGCAGGAAATCAAGAAGAAGTCATCTGACACAATAAAGCTGCAGAAGAAAGCCAGAAAAG AACTACCAG GTCGAGGAGGACTGCAGCCACAGCTGGACAGTGCCATGCAGGATGTGAGTGACATGTACCTTCTGATGGAGGAGACTGAGAAACAAGCTGTGCGCAGAGCCCTCCTGGAGGAAAGGGGGCGCTACTGCACCTTCATCAGCTTCCTGCAGCCTGTAGTG ATTGGTGAAATTGCCATGCTGGGAGAAGCCACTCACCTCCAGGCCATTATTGATGACCTTACTGTGTTGACCACTGACCCACATAAACTCCCAGAGGCCAGTGAACAG GTGATTTTGGATCTTAAGGGGTCTGACTACAACTGGTCCTACCAGACCCCACCTTCTTCTCCCAGTAGTGTCGGATCCAGGAAGAGCAGCCTTTGCAG TTTGGTGCATCTGCCACCAGGCGGTGCCCATCGTTTGAGCAGCGTCTCCTCTCATGATTCAGGTTTTGTCTCTCAAGATGCCAATGTGCACTCCAAACCTCCCTCCCCCATGCCGTCTGACATCACTAGCCAG AAGTCAACCAGTTCTGCATCCTCAGAGGCTTCAGAAACCTGCCAGTCAGTCAGTGAGTGCGGCTCTCCCATAATA CAGGACTGGTCCAAGGCAGGTCACTATGAGCAGACAGCTGTAACCGGGCAGCGCAGGACTGAGGCTGCAGAGCCCTCTAGTGGAGTGGGAGGAAATGGAATAATTCACCCTGAGGATCCTTATAGGCTAGTTAGGATGAATTCTAAAGACATCACTGCCAAG cATGGTAAGCCAGTGTCATCCGCCGCTAGTGAGCTGGCTATGGTTCTGACTCGTGGGCTTAGTATAGAACAGCAGCAGAAGAGCAGCTGTGACTCTCTGCAGTACTCCAGTGGATACAGCACACAGAACACGACACCATCATGTTCAGAGGACACTATCCCTTCACAGg GATCTGAATATGATTGTTATTCCATGAATGGGGATGCTTATAACGATGCACAGACAGACTTTGACAAGTCCTGCACCGTCCCTCGCCATAGCAACCTGGCTCAGAACTACCGCCGTATGATCCAGACCAAGCGGCCCGCCAGCACTGCAGGGCTGCATGGAGCACTGGCTGCCCAGGGAGCCCCAACAACCAATGGGAAAGGAGGAGGAAGTGGTGTCATAGCCTCAGGAACAGCCACCATTCGTAGAACCCCTTCGTCTAAAACCAATGTGAGACGCACCCCATCCAATGTAGGTCCCATCGCTATTCGACCACCTATCGTCCCTGTAAAGACCCCGACTGTCCCAGACTCACCTGGATTCCCCAGCCCTCCTCCTGAGCACAATGGAAGTGAGGAAAACCTGTACAGTGACGAATCGTTAGAAATTCTGGACTACAAAGCTTCTCCCAAGCGAATGAGTCTGCCAGCGTGGGGCGCTGGTGGTGGAAGTGTCTACGCCCAGCAAACTGGAGCTGTGGGATTCACTTCAGAAGAAGAGCAGATGCTTGCCGCCAATCGCCATAGTCTGGTGGAGAAGATTGGAGAGCTGGTCGCTAATGCTCACGCACTCGGTGAGGGCCAGTTCCCATTTCCCACGGACCCTCAGGCCAGCCAGGGCCACCAGCAAGATCAAGGGCATGAGCAGGAAGGAGAAGACATGTTGAGGACCATCCGCAGAGGAGTGCGACTCAGGAAAGCAACTTGCAATGACAGATCAGCACCAAGGATTTTGCAATAG
- the LOC109109056 gene encoding protein MTSS 2-like isoform X3, producing the protein MMESVEKECGALGGLFQAIVNDMKYSYPVWEDFVAKATKLHSQLRTTVLAAAAFLDAFQKVADMATNTRGATRDIGSALTRMCMRHRSIEAKLRHFSNALMEKMIGPLQDKIEEWKKTAALLDKDHAKEYKRSRQEIKKKSSDTIKLQKKARKGRGGLQPQLDSAMQDVSDMYLLMEETEKQAVRRALLEERGRYCTFISFLQPVVIGEIAMLGEATHLQAIIDDLTVLTTDPHKLPEASEQVILDLKGSDYNWSYQTPPSSPSSVGSRKSSLCSLVHLPPGGAHRLSSVSSHDSGFVSQDANVHSKPPSPMPSDITSQKSTSSASSEASETCQSVSECGSPIIFSSSFRPAHCFNESIRPYSYILPASPSYNQSPGSNSPSPTSKIPYWKQDWSKAGHYEQTAVTGQRRTEAAEPSSGVGGNGIIHPEDPYRLVRMNSKDITAKHGKPVSSAASELAMVLTRGLSIEQQQKSSCDSLQYSSGYSTQNTTPSCSEDTIPSQGSEYDCYSMNGDAYNDAQTDFDKSCTVPRHSNLAQNYRRMIQTKRPASTAGLHGALAAQGAPTTNGKGGGSGVIASGTATIRRTPSSKTNVRRTPSNVGPIAIRPPIVPVKTPTVPDSPGFPSPPPEHNGSEENLYSDESLEILDYKASPKRMSLPAWGAGGGSVYAQQTGAVGFTSEEEQMLAANRHSLVEKIGELVANAHALGEGQFPFPTDPQASQGHQQDQGHEQEGEDMLRTIRRGVRLRKATCNDRSAPRILQ; encoded by the exons AACCACAGTTTTGGCGGCTGCAGCATTTCTTGATGCTTTTCAGAAGGTGGCAGACATGGCAACCAACACGAGag GTGCCACCAGGGATATCGGCTCCGCTTTGACCCGGATGTGCATGCGACATCGCAGCATCGAGGCCAAACTGCGCCACTTCTCCAA TGCTCTAATGGAAAAAATGATTGGCCCACTGCAAGACAAGATAGAAGAGTGGAAGAAAACAGCCGCGCTGCTTGATAAAGACCATGCCAAAG AGTACAAGCGCTCTAGGCAGGAAATCAAGAAGAAGTCATCTGACACAATAAAGCTGCAGAAGAAAGCCAGAAAAG GTCGAGGAGGACTGCAGCCACAGCTGGACAGTGCCATGCAGGATGTGAGTGACATGTACCTTCTGATGGAGGAGACTGAGAAACAAGCTGTGCGCAGAGCCCTCCTGGAGGAAAGGGGGCGCTACTGCACCTTCATCAGCTTCCTGCAGCCTGTAGTG ATTGGTGAAATTGCCATGCTGGGAGAAGCCACTCACCTCCAGGCCATTATTGATGACCTTACTGTGTTGACCACTGACCCACATAAACTCCCAGAGGCCAGTGAACAG GTGATTTTGGATCTTAAGGGGTCTGACTACAACTGGTCCTACCAGACCCCACCTTCTTCTCCCAGTAGTGTCGGATCCAGGAAGAGCAGCCTTTGCAG TTTGGTGCATCTGCCACCAGGCGGTGCCCATCGTTTGAGCAGCGTCTCCTCTCATGATTCAGGTTTTGTCTCTCAAGATGCCAATGTGCACTCCAAACCTCCCTCCCCCATGCCGTCTGACATCACTAGCCAG AAGTCAACCAGTTCTGCATCCTCAGAGGCTTCAGAAACCTGCCAGTCAGTCAGTGAGTGCGGCTCTCCCATAATA TTCAGCTCATCCTTTCGCCCTGCTCACTGTTTTAATGAATCCATCAGGCCTTACTCTTACATACTTCCTGCGTCCCCTTCCTATAATCAGTCCCCAGGATCAAATTCCCCTTCACCCACATCAAAGATTCCTTACTGGaag CAGGACTGGTCCAAGGCAGGTCACTATGAGCAGACAGCTGTAACCGGGCAGCGCAGGACTGAGGCTGCAGAGCCCTCTAGTGGAGTGGGAGGAAATGGAATAATTCACCCTGAGGATCCTTATAGGCTAGTTAGGATGAATTCTAAAGACATCACTGCCAAG cATGGTAAGCCAGTGTCATCCGCCGCTAGTGAGCTGGCTATGGTTCTGACTCGTGGGCTTAGTATAGAACAGCAGCAGAAGAGCAGCTGTGACTCTCTGCAGTACTCCAGTGGATACAGCACACAGAACACGACACCATCATGTTCAGAGGACACTATCCCTTCACAGg GATCTGAATATGATTGTTATTCCATGAATGGGGATGCTTATAACGATGCACAGACAGACTTTGACAAGTCCTGCACCGTCCCTCGCCATAGCAACCTGGCTCAGAACTACCGCCGTATGATCCAGACCAAGCGGCCCGCCAGCACTGCAGGGCTGCATGGAGCACTGGCTGCCCAGGGAGCCCCAACAACCAATGGGAAAGGAGGAGGAAGTGGTGTCATAGCCTCAGGAACAGCCACCATTCGTAGAACCCCTTCGTCTAAAACCAATGTGAGACGCACCCCATCCAATGTAGGTCCCATCGCTATTCGACCACCTATCGTCCCTGTAAAGACCCCGACTGTCCCAGACTCACCTGGATTCCCCAGCCCTCCTCCTGAGCACAATGGAAGTGAGGAAAACCTGTACAGTGACGAATCGTTAGAAATTCTGGACTACAAAGCTTCTCCCAAGCGAATGAGTCTGCCAGCGTGGGGCGCTGGTGGTGGAAGTGTCTACGCCCAGCAAACTGGAGCTGTGGGATTCACTTCAGAAGAAGAGCAGATGCTTGCCGCCAATCGCCATAGTCTGGTGGAGAAGATTGGAGAGCTGGTCGCTAATGCTCACGCACTCGGTGAGGGCCAGTTCCCATTTCCCACGGACCCTCAGGCCAGCCAGGGCCACCAGCAAGATCAAGGGCATGAGCAGGAAGGAGAAGACATGTTGAGGACCATCCGCAGAGGAGTGCGACTCAGGAAAGCAACTTGCAATGACAGATCAGCACCAAGGATTTTGCAATAG
- the LOC109109056 gene encoding protein MTSS 2-like isoform X5 gives MMESVEKECGALGGLFQAIVNDMKYSYPVWEDFVAKATKLHSQLRTTVLAAAAFLDAFQKVADMATNTRGATRDIGSALTRMCMRHRSIEAKLRHFSNALMEKMIGPLQDKIEEWKKTAALLDKDHAKEYKRSRQEIKKKSSDTIKLQKKARKGRGGLQPQLDSAMQDVSDMYLLMEETEKQAVRRALLEERGRYCTFISFLQPVVIGEIAMLGEATHLQAIIDDLTVLTTDPHKLPEASEQVILDLKGSDYNWSYQTPPSSPSSVGSRKSSLCSLVHLPPGGAHRLSSVSSHDSGFVSQDANVHSKPPSPMPSDITSQKSTSSASSEASETCQSVSECGSPIIQDWSKAGHYEQTAVTGQRRTEAAEPSSGVGGNGIIHPEDPYRLVRMNSKDITAKHGKPVSSAASELAMVLTRGLSIEQQQKSSCDSLQYSSGYSTQNTTPSCSEDTIPSQGSEYDCYSMNGDAYNDAQTDFDKSCTVPRHSNLAQNYRRMIQTKRPASTAGLHGALAAQGAPTTNGKGGGSGVIASGTATIRRTPSSKTNVRRTPSNVGPIAIRPPIVPVKTPTVPDSPGFPSPPPEHNGSEENLYSDESLEILDYKASPKRMSLPAWGAGGGSVYAQQTGAVGFTSEEEQMLAANRHSLVEKIGELVANAHALGEGQFPFPTDPQASQGHQQDQGHEQEGEDMLRTIRRGVRLRKATCNDRSAPRILQ, from the exons AACCACAGTTTTGGCGGCTGCAGCATTTCTTGATGCTTTTCAGAAGGTGGCAGACATGGCAACCAACACGAGag GTGCCACCAGGGATATCGGCTCCGCTTTGACCCGGATGTGCATGCGACATCGCAGCATCGAGGCCAAACTGCGCCACTTCTCCAA TGCTCTAATGGAAAAAATGATTGGCCCACTGCAAGACAAGATAGAAGAGTGGAAGAAAACAGCCGCGCTGCTTGATAAAGACCATGCCAAAG AGTACAAGCGCTCTAGGCAGGAAATCAAGAAGAAGTCATCTGACACAATAAAGCTGCAGAAGAAAGCCAGAAAAG GTCGAGGAGGACTGCAGCCACAGCTGGACAGTGCCATGCAGGATGTGAGTGACATGTACCTTCTGATGGAGGAGACTGAGAAACAAGCTGTGCGCAGAGCCCTCCTGGAGGAAAGGGGGCGCTACTGCACCTTCATCAGCTTCCTGCAGCCTGTAGTG ATTGGTGAAATTGCCATGCTGGGAGAAGCCACTCACCTCCAGGCCATTATTGATGACCTTACTGTGTTGACCACTGACCCACATAAACTCCCAGAGGCCAGTGAACAG GTGATTTTGGATCTTAAGGGGTCTGACTACAACTGGTCCTACCAGACCCCACCTTCTTCTCCCAGTAGTGTCGGATCCAGGAAGAGCAGCCTTTGCAG TTTGGTGCATCTGCCACCAGGCGGTGCCCATCGTTTGAGCAGCGTCTCCTCTCATGATTCAGGTTTTGTCTCTCAAGATGCCAATGTGCACTCCAAACCTCCCTCCCCCATGCCGTCTGACATCACTAGCCAG AAGTCAACCAGTTCTGCATCCTCAGAGGCTTCAGAAACCTGCCAGTCAGTCAGTGAGTGCGGCTCTCCCATAATA CAGGACTGGTCCAAGGCAGGTCACTATGAGCAGACAGCTGTAACCGGGCAGCGCAGGACTGAGGCTGCAGAGCCCTCTAGTGGAGTGGGAGGAAATGGAATAATTCACCCTGAGGATCCTTATAGGCTAGTTAGGATGAATTCTAAAGACATCACTGCCAAG cATGGTAAGCCAGTGTCATCCGCCGCTAGTGAGCTGGCTATGGTTCTGACTCGTGGGCTTAGTATAGAACAGCAGCAGAAGAGCAGCTGTGACTCTCTGCAGTACTCCAGTGGATACAGCACACAGAACACGACACCATCATGTTCAGAGGACACTATCCCTTCACAGg GATCTGAATATGATTGTTATTCCATGAATGGGGATGCTTATAACGATGCACAGACAGACTTTGACAAGTCCTGCACCGTCCCTCGCCATAGCAACCTGGCTCAGAACTACCGCCGTATGATCCAGACCAAGCGGCCCGCCAGCACTGCAGGGCTGCATGGAGCACTGGCTGCCCAGGGAGCCCCAACAACCAATGGGAAAGGAGGAGGAAGTGGTGTCATAGCCTCAGGAACAGCCACCATTCGTAGAACCCCTTCGTCTAAAACCAATGTGAGACGCACCCCATCCAATGTAGGTCCCATCGCTATTCGACCACCTATCGTCCCTGTAAAGACCCCGACTGTCCCAGACTCACCTGGATTCCCCAGCCCTCCTCCTGAGCACAATGGAAGTGAGGAAAACCTGTACAGTGACGAATCGTTAGAAATTCTGGACTACAAAGCTTCTCCCAAGCGAATGAGTCTGCCAGCGTGGGGCGCTGGTGGTGGAAGTGTCTACGCCCAGCAAACTGGAGCTGTGGGATTCACTTCAGAAGAAGAGCAGATGCTTGCCGCCAATCGCCATAGTCTGGTGGAGAAGATTGGAGAGCTGGTCGCTAATGCTCACGCACTCGGTGAGGGCCAGTTCCCATTTCCCACGGACCCTCAGGCCAGCCAGGGCCACCAGCAAGATCAAGGGCATGAGCAGGAAGGAGAAGACATGTTGAGGACCATCCGCAGAGGAGTGCGACTCAGGAAAGCAACTTGCAATGACAGATCAGCACCAAGGATTTTGCAATAG